A genomic region of Podarcis raffonei isolate rPodRaf1 chromosome 13, rPodRaf1.pri, whole genome shotgun sequence contains the following coding sequences:
- the LOC128400614 gene encoding interleukin-25-like codes for MEKTQLAAMCFLLSTFVASQAFQCMSSSNCCEETTLNKVVKKLTDHSSQSTQSARSSRSVSSSDDCRSIPGVKNMASSSPWRYVEDIQDSRYPRLLWKAQCICQNSCVSLRHPVENATEKTFVQKEVNGESVPIFADTTVYYRRPCANVDKSFYLEPQKYPLPVACTCVATQ; via the exons ATGGAGAAGACTCAGCTG gCTGCGATGTGCTTCCTGCTCTCGACGTTTGTGGCCAGCCAGGCCTTCCAATGCATGTCCTCCTCAAACTGTTGTGAAGAGACGACACTCAATAAAGTCGTGAAGAAACTCACTGACCATTCCTCCCAGTCCACCCAGTCTGCCCGTTCCTCCCGGTCCGTGTCTTCCTCTGACGACTGCCGCTCGATTCCTGGTGTAAAGAACATGGCCTCCAGTTCCCCTTGGCGATATGT GGAAGACATCCAGGACTCCCGCTACCCTCGACTCCTCTGGAAAGCCCAGTGTATCTGCCAAAATTCCTGCGTCTCCTTGAGGCACCCTGTGGAAAATGCCACCGAAAAGACCTTCGTCCAGAAGGAGGTAAACGGGGAGTCCGTACCAATCTTTGCCGACACGACTGTCTACTATCGGAGGCCTTGTGCGAATGTCGACAAGTCCTTCTACCTTGAGCCGCAGAAATATCCTTTGCCGGTGGCCTGCACCTGTGTGGCCACACAGTGA
- the CMTM5 gene encoding CKLF-like MARVEL transmembrane domain-containing protein 5 isoform X2, whose amino-acid sequence MGEPQEGPGGLRGFSLDKDFLRSPKGVVMEAELGLCFLVFLLLTASISAYMGAALLEVLVTLAFLGLRATHYYERLTRVNWPCLDFLRCISAAIVFTVVAFAVIAASHEGSAVSAFVFSLILIAVFCFDAYKTYRAEMGADQDPDLG is encoded by the exons ATGGGCGAGCCCCAGGAGGGACCTGGGGGGCTGCGGGGCTTCTCCCTCGACAAGGACTTCCTGCGCTCCCCCAAGGGGGTGGTGATGGAGGCAGAGCTG GGCCTCTGCTTCCTGGTCTTCCTGCTGCTCACAGCTTCCATTTCTGCCTACATGGGTGCAGCCCTCCTGGAAGTGCTGGTGACACTGGCGTTCTTGGGACTGCGGGCGACGCACTACTACGAGCGCTTGACTCGCGTCAACTGGCCCTGCCTG GATTTCCTTCGCTGCATCAGCGCCGCAATAGTCTTCACGGTAGTGGCCTTTGCCGTCATTGCTGCCAGCCACGAGGGATCTGCCGTGTCTGCCTTT GTCTTCAGCTTGATTCTCATTGCTGTCTTCTGTTTCGACGCCTACAAAACATACAGGGCAGAAATGGGGGCGGACCAGG ACCCAGATCTGGGCTGA
- the CMTM5 gene encoding CKLF-like MARVEL transmembrane domain-containing protein 5 isoform X1 → MTTFPFLKKKPKTFFLLFLFSETRLLLQGLCFLVFLLLTASISAYMGAALLEVLVTLAFLGLRATHYYERLTRVNWPCLDFLRCISAAIVFTVVAFAVIAASHEGSAVSAFVFSLILIAVFCFDAYKTYRAEMGADQDPDLG, encoded by the exons ATgacaacttttccttttttaaaaaaaaaacccaaaacattttttcttttgtttcttttttctgaaaCTCGTTTGCTGTTACAG GGCCTCTGCTTCCTGGTCTTCCTGCTGCTCACAGCTTCCATTTCTGCCTACATGGGTGCAGCCCTCCTGGAAGTGCTGGTGACACTGGCGTTCTTGGGACTGCGGGCGACGCACTACTACGAGCGCTTGACTCGCGTCAACTGGCCCTGCCTG GATTTCCTTCGCTGCATCAGCGCCGCAATAGTCTTCACGGTAGTGGCCTTTGCCGTCATTGCTGCCAGCCACGAGGGATCTGCCGTGTCTGCCTTT GTCTTCAGCTTGATTCTCATTGCTGTCTTCTGTTTCGACGCCTACAAAACATACAGGGCAGAAATGGGGGCGGACCAGG ACCCAGATCTGGGCTGA